A window of the Pseudomonas sp. B21_DOA genome harbors these coding sequences:
- a CDS encoding bacteriocin: protein MRLTLPALVLGLLVAQGAMAAGDGTAALGGGLGGALGNVVGQKMGGSTGAAIGAGVAGAAGSAVAARKGSRTKAAIGGGVGAAGGSVIGNSLGGRNGATIGAGLGGAAGGAVGSNLGKGHKRH, encoded by the coding sequence ATGCGTTTAACATTGCCTGCGTTGGTTCTTGGCCTTCTGGTTGCTCAAGGTGCGATGGCTGCCGGTGATGGCACCGCGGCGCTGGGCGGTGGCCTCGGTGGCGCGCTGGGTAACGTGGTCGGTCAGAAAATGGGCGGCAGCACCGGCGCCGCCATTGGCGCCGGCGTCGCGGGCGCAGCGGGCAGCGCAGTCGCCGCGCGCAAGGGCAGCCGCACCAAAGCGGCGATCGGCGGCGGTGTCGGTGCAGCCGGTGGCTCGGTGATCGGCAACAGCCTGGGCGGCCGCAACGGCGCCACCATCGGCGCGGGTCTGGGCGGTGCGGCCGGCGGCGCAGTCGGCAGCAATCTGGGCAAAGGCCATAAGCGCCACTAA